ATACCATTGTTATTGCACTGGTCAATGTTGTCTTTCCGTGATCTACGTGCCCGATTGTTCCTATATTTACGTGCGGCTTACTCCTTACAAATTTCTCCTTTGCCATTTTAATGCCTCCTTAATAAATCCTGTTATTAGTTAAATAATTTTTTAAGACCCTCTAATACGCTTTAATTCTTCAGGGGGTACAACTTCATAAAAAGAGGGTTCTATTATATAATTTCCTCTTCCTTGTGTCAATGACCTTAAAATTGTAGCATATCCAAAAATATTTCT
The genomic region above belongs to bacterium and contains:
- a CDS encoding GTP-binding protein; its protein translation is MAKEKFVRSKPHVNIGTIGHVDHGKTTLTSAITMV